The DNA segment ttaaaatttcatgaagaaattctatgtgcaaggtgtccaattggacaCCAAttcgaataaattgcaaaacttgggttctagaagaaatttgtatgaaattgctttggaatattaattagaggtccttaaagagtaatttagtcaatttctaagtttttggacaaaaatgagcatgcatggaaaattttggaagtttagtaaggaagggcattttagtcatttggtaataaactaaataaaaagggaaaaatcaagctaaaatcagctcatttttcttcttcatgctgccgaaattctaagggtctccatagctagggttttccaacatttaAAGCTTGACAGTAaatagcctcgtttttaatgttcttcgtatttctGAGATCCCCGTAGCatgctctttctatttctactcatatctcatgctagggttcatgtttagaaaattatccatgcatgagatgcttgtgttttgatgatttataaaagaatatgagagtttaaaggatggtaaacaacttttactaagtggtttttcatggaaatagcttaaaagactaaattgtaaatattgtgaaaatggttagaaaaatatagaataaaGGAAAAACATGGGTTGCTATAAGTGTGAATAACATTCAACTAGGCTTGGAtagccaaggaattacatgcatttcattatacaaactttaggactaaattgtaaaattgtgaaaggttaggggcaaactGGTTATTTTGCCCGGTTGagttttaatcctaaaatgaaaaatgtaatgtattaatagtctaattttattcatatagaccccgaggaaacAATTTCgaaggtcgaccgtggaaaacgaaaggttttagAATAACCGAGACACGAATCCGAAACGActgccaggtaagttcgtataacccaaagtaaactcttaatatacttaaaaatacatgttcttgaatgtatgataattagaTATTCATTTCATGATAATCCATAAGACGTGCTAGTGTAAATGAAAAGATTATAAATGTTCcagttgaaataaaaagggaaatccgatggttaaattatggcttacatgacttgagatcctgcatgtgttgtagagaaggatttagcccggacaggtaatctgcTGATCCCAATATAGAAAAtatctagcccggacaggtgttccttgaatgatcgagcctcccgaagaatatgggtgcaataaggatttagcctggacaggtaatccgactgaggactgaatttagcctggactggcaatttagATCCAAGTTCATGAGAGCAATTGTCGTTAAAagtgatttagcctggactggtaaccccGACAATGCTCTATGAGTTAAtactatgggggatttagcctggactagtaatcctgtcGTATGATGTAAGGTTTgtgggagtgcgtacttgagatgatcacttgtatgacttgacgatAATTGGGCTATCCATCAAGATTTCCGAGGAATTCAacaggattaacatgagaaatagaggATGGAAATAGTGAActgatgagctcatctaaaactaatgacatgatgtattgatatgagactaacttgatgattgagttcatgtgatagggaaactatttcatgcttgttggaattattgcctaatatggttgtatgctaattagccaataagtttactttccagttatctagacttactaagcatgtaaatggttacccctctttcctttcccttattTTTCAGAGCTCGAagactcgtgaaggttggaagacgGTCGGAGCTTTGTCAACACTAGCAACTtgtcttattttggtatatagaaacttttatttcgttataatggcatgtataggatttttggttattttgttatatgtgtcatttggctagccaatgtaagggcttgaatgatatgcttacaccattttgtgtatggccatgaagtatggctcattttgatgtaggttataAACCtactaaatgtgcatggttatgtGTGATGTTTCTTGTGAATGTCAAATGTGTTATACCATAAATGAACATGAGAATGTTGGCCAAAACAATTGGGAATGGTTTAGGTCATAAAGGtcatgagttataaaatgtgattattaaaaGAGTAACCCTAAAACAAAGAGGgtattatgattatagtttaaaatgAGACATGTAGTAACGTGTATGTCCTTGGccaagaaagtttaagggtacaACTATACCTTATTAAATGTCCAAAGACCATGGTGGTATGTATggatgttagagggtgaccaaaggcttggaaaatagccttaaaaaggtccacacggacatgtgtctaggccgtgtgtgacacatggtcagccctcatgggcgtgttgcttggccgtatgtcccctgcacctagaattataagtcagtttgcatggtagttaacatacgggcagagacacagtcgtgtgtctcaaccgtgtggaggacacagcctagcacacgggcgtgtgcccccaAATgagtgatgacatcataaacagaatgtctgggTTTTTAGACATGGacgatgacacgggcgtgtctaggccgtgtgagggacacgggccaaggacacgggcgtgtgcttggccgtcggaaaacccctgtaggttcgaaatggaaaataaatcaaataattcaacacgAGTGAGGGGCACGGGTGTGTCcccaagcacacgggtgtgtgctttgCCTcctcatgggcgtgtgaggcataactctaggcattttactaaaattttttatagttttcggtttagtccctgaCTGCTAATAATGCATGGTTTAGGCCTCATAGTCCCATAATAGGGAGAATATGATTTTGTTCAATTGGTTTGAAtttggaaatgaaattttataactcgtctTTCCAAAATGTCCAAGTATgcttctggtaatgcctcgtactttgTCCCGATCTTAagtacgggtaaggagtgttacacagCTAGTACAcgccctagcacacgggcatgaggccatttcgagagttatatggcctggcacataggcgtgtgacttgacagtgtgacccaagtcagagagttacacaggctgggaTATGGTCGTGTATCCATATTTcaaaagttacatggcctgagacatgacCGTTTGTCTTAAcagtgtgagtcacacggccgtgtgacctctgcagttgaaatttttctaaacagtgtgagtcacacggccgtgtgacctctgcagttgaaatttttctaactttttcctaaaattttcaaatgttttcaatttagtcctgaatcatttctaaagtgattcTAAGGCCTCAAAGGCTTGAATAatggatgatatgcatgtttaataaTGGATTATGTTATGATTActgaaatgttttaaaatgaatgatttaggtAATGGTTATTCCGTAATGCTTCAAAACTCTattccagcgatggatacgggttaggggtgttacagtccctCTTAGCCACCATAGGACATTATGCTACTAGAGTCTGAACTGGACACGCGAAAGTTGTCTTCCCAAAGTCTTTCGTATTTCTTACTTTGTTCTTTCGTGAATTGAATGATAAAAAcgatgttgaatgatattttggttttcaattttatttgccaacccatgagctaaatctcattgggttgggattacttaatgaaacatttattttctttaatggttgaagcatagatttgaattaatttactgtttcattcaattgttttatttctaaattgtatgtatgcaatccctagacatagaCGACTATGCAACATGcccataaactaatttaattctgaAGAGGTTCGATTAGTTGGATTGATAATGATATGAGAAAGTACTCGACCGATACTTGCAGTAGACCTTAGACATAGAGCAATGGTCATACAGAAGGAAAACGATATAAGGTATCATATTAAGGCCTATAGACATGGGTAAGGTAACTTAAGGTTTTTGTTCTAAAAAGAAGCAAACCATTTTAAAACTCTTCTAAGGAATAAACTCAGTATGATTTTACTAAGGCATTATTGATagtaagggtagattcttagtaatcccgaccttcaaaatcaaaatcaacatcATATATCTTTTATTCTTTGCTATTGTATATTTACCATATCATTCTTAGTTATTTACTTGATCGTTTAAATAAAATCACCATAGTAATTCTCATATTTGCCATTACATTTCTACTCTCATTTTGTCATAGCATTTCCAAGTATTCACTAATTCTACATATTGCACACATCATTATTCTTTTAATTGTCCTTGCATACTTGCCATAGCTTTACCATAGCATTAGtcgcattttattataataacttgaccaattttgtgcctcaatctgatcctcgtgggaacgatactcactcaccactttattacttgattctaTGTGTATACTTTCATAAatcgcatatcatttcacacgcgACATGAACTTCATAGATGTGTTTTCTCAAGTTGTGAAGCACAATTTGATTTGAGCCttacttggtattgtggccatgtatGATTTTGAGCTCGAATAGTTAGATATAAAAATAATGttcttgcatggagaacttgaggaggacatttacatgcaacaaccagatgGCTTTATAGTCTcgaaaaaagaggactatgtttactcgttgaaaaagtccctttatggcTTGAATCACTCACtaaggcagtggtacaagaggtttgattcttttatgacttcttatgatttcaaaagaagtagctttgacagttgtgtttattttaagaagaatagtgatggttcttttgtgtatctactcatctatgttgatgacatgttgatagcatcgaaagataaatgagagataagaaaggtcaaagcccaacttaGTGAACAATTTGAGATGAAGGATTTGAGAGCAGCAAAGAAGATaattggtatggagattcttaaagatagaaaagcaagtaaattgtatcTAAGTtagaaagggtacattgagaaagttctttgcaagtTCAATATGTAGAGTGCTAAGCCTATTAATACTCCTTTAGCGgcccatttcaaactttcatTAGCTTTGTCTCCACCACTAGATGATGAGGTTGACTACATGTCAAATGTTCTATATTCTAGTGCAACGGGATCTcttatgtatgctatggtttgttcacgtccagatttatcatatgcagtcagtgaaattagtagatacatggcgaatcctggtaaagaacattggaaaatagttcagtggattttaagatacttacaagGCACTACTggtgtttgcttacagtttggaagaaatagagatggagtcattgggtactTGATGCTGATTgtacaatcagttggaaagccacctTGCAAACTACTGTCGCTTTGTTTACCGCTAAagttgagtacatggcgattacaaggcttgtaaagaagctatttggttaaagggttatttagtgaactcaatgaagaccttcaaatcagtacagtattttgtgatagccaaagtgccatcttccttacgaatgatcaaatgtttcatgagagaacaaaacacattgatgttagGTATCATTTTGTTTgtatagaagtttacttcctTTGTTTAATATTGATTTGAATACGGTGTTTCAACATTACTGCATTATTTTTATTAGATGTTGATAGAATAATGTTTTCTAAACCTATTAATAGACACAACCTATACtccttgtaatcattcgaatttgacatagtaaattttcttctcctctgcacgtggtttttttctcgaaaggatttttacgtaaaatctgtatgttctatttttgtCTCTTTTCTTGCCATTATCAACATTCTATTTTTTATAGATAtggagaaaattttaaaagtttatataactATAGCATTACAAGAAATTGAAAATTCCCAAATAATTTATGGTTATGAGCACTTCAAGTAGGTCCAACTATTACCAATTCAAATTAGTTTAATggtaatgaaagaaaaaaaaattgttttcttttttctttctttgtagCTTGGACTTgggatgtatttttttttttaagaaaggtGGAGGAGGTAAAAGTGAGGGCAACAATGGTAGTGACGATGGGCAAAGTGGAAGAacgtaattttttaaaatcaaattaagaaaatttgtaaattttaaaggttatttttaaaagaattatgaCTGCATcgatatgatatataaaatttgatGCTTTTATTAGAATgaggaaattaattatttatcatgtatgatgttttaagtttaaatttgattatgataaaaattttatagatttattatataaaaatataaaaatattcttataaaaatataatttaatttgtatatgaaaagTTAAGTtagtaatttcataattaaatttatacgtACCACCAAATCAATAAGATACTTATGGATATGTAACCTATTAAAAATGAGGTATGGCAATGTGctacgatatatatatatgtatgtataaactAAGAGAATAGAAAGACCCATTGGGCTTATTCATCTTCAAAATAAAAATCTGTGCAGATCCATTGGGGCAGTGCTTAGACAGAAAGTAGTTTGTTTAAGGAAGGGATAATGATGGATAATGCCGAACTCAAATTTCTGCTTACGTGGCAGCATGTAATCCAGTTCTTAACCGGGGCAGTGGGTCCCCTTTGGATTTCTCATTCTCCTTTCCCTCGACTATTGGTTTAAGCCAGCCACAGCTCTTCTGCTCAGAGTCATTTGGGATATCAGGCGGCCATGGCAGCTTGTTCCCTCACTCTATCGTCCTCCTTGCCTCAACCTAAACCCTCATTTTTTGGATCGAAACCCTCTCATCTATCCCTACACAGCACTTCGTTTGCGCTCAAATCCCAGTGTTTCAGGGTTTCCTCAAGTTCCGTTTCCATCTCTAGTCGCCCCGCCGATGATCTAGTTGCATCTCTTCTCTCCAAGGTCTTCTTTCTTTCACCTCCATTTAGTTCcatcaatttgttttttttttaatgcaaCTGAACACCAAGTGAGAATTAGGTGATACAAACGGATGGTGGAGTTTCACTCACCACAAAACAGCACCAAGAGGTAGCTCAAGTGGCTAATGAGTTGAACAAATATTGCGTTGATGAACCAGTCAAATGCCCTTTAATCTTCGGAGGTAATAAACAGACCAAACCcaaattcaaacacaaattacTGTCAAGTGAAAAGTGGTTCAATGTTGGTCTAGTGGTTTTTCCAGATTGGGATGTGGTTTACTGCTCGAATCCCACGTCACCAGGAGGCGGCTACAGAAGTGCATTGGGGCGCCTTTTCTTCAAGACCAAGGACATGGTTCAGGCTGTTGAAGCTCCTGACTCCGTACGAAACAAAGTCTCCTTCTCTGTTTTTGGGTTTCTTAATGGAGAGGTCTCCTTGAAAGGTAAGGCCACTCCCACCCTATGTTAACCTCACTAGTCATCACTTGATTTAATGTCGGCGTGTTTATCTTTAACTGGCATTACCATGTTGCCACATTGTAATTTTATGACTAATAACCAAAATTGACTTATGGGTTGGTTCATGCATAAGCACCTAGAATCCCATTTATTCATCTTTTCCGTGAAACTCAATTAATTGTGGATGTCATCTCCACTGATACGTGTTCCTTCACGCATTGTGCAGGAAAGCTGAAGGTCTTGGATCATCAATGGATTCAAGTCATTTTTGAGCCACCTGAACTGAGGGTAGGAGAAATGGACTTCCGGTATGGTGGCGAGAGTGAGGTCAAGCTACAGATCACGTATATTGACGAGAAGATCAGATTAGGAAAGGGCTCTAGAGGTTCTTTATTTGTATTTCAAAGGCGGCACGGAGGCTCAACCAACGTTTGAGACCCCCTATCCTATGCCAATAATTGCCAATGTTATGAAACTGAGGTGAAACGTTAATTAAATGGAGAGAACCATGCAATCTGAGTTGTTGAGTCAAATGCAGAATTTGTATGTATGGACATGCTTTGGGTATGTAAGAACATAGATGTGATGGATCAAATATACAACTTTCATTACTCCATATGAAAACACCCTAAATAGGGATGAAACCATAAAAATTTTCTATGGTGCTAAGAGAGCATCATTACTCCATATGAAAACACCCTAAATAGGGATGAAACCACGAAATTTTTTTATGGTGCCGAGAGAGCTCGTCACAAACACAGCAAAGGTTCATTGAAActggaaaagttttaaaatactAAGTTTCAGACAATTGATTGCCCAAAATAACTTGGGCAGACTTTGGTGCAAACAATAGTAATGCCTTTAGAACTCTGAAATCCAGACAAATTAACCAGGGCCAACTTTAGGGATGTCATAATGCTCAGTTAGATTAGCCAAATATTGGTTAAATTCCTGAATGCGATCATGGTGTGATTTGGTGGCCATCTTTGCCAGTCTTTGGAGCTCAAGTTGGCGTGTCTGCTCTAGGAATTTTCTTTCAGCCGGAGTAAGATGATACTCAAAAGCAGTAGCTTCGTCGCCATCTTTTTCAGCC comes from the Gossypium hirsutum isolate 1008001.06 chromosome A06, Gossypium_hirsutum_v2.1, whole genome shotgun sequence genome and includes:
- the LOC107961762 gene encoding probable plastid-lipid-associated protein 8, chloroplastic isoform X1, producing MAACSLTLSSSLPQPKPSFFGSKPSHLSLHSTSFALKSQCFRVSSSSVSISSRPADDLVASLLSKVIQTDGGVSLTTKQHQEVAQVANELNKYCVDEPVKCPLIFGVVFPDWDVVYCSNPTSPGGGYRSALGRLFFKTKDMVQAVEAPDSVRNKVSFSVFGFLNGEVSLKGKLKVLDHQWIQVIFEPPELRVGEMDFRYGGESEVKLQITYIDEKIRLGKGSRGSLFVFQRRHGGSTNV
- the LOC107961762 gene encoding probable plastid-lipid-associated protein 8, chloroplastic isoform X2, with the translated sequence MAACSLTLSSSLPQPKPSFFGSKPSHLSLHSTSFALKSQCFRVSSSSVSISSRPADDLVASLLSKVIQTDGGVSLTTKQHQEVAQVANELNKYCVDEPVKCPLIFGDWDVVYCSNPTSPGGGYRSALGRLFFKTKDMVQAVEAPDSVRNKVSFSVFGFLNGEVSLKGKLKVLDHQWIQVIFEPPELRVGEMDFRYGGESEVKLQITYIDEKIRLGKGSRGSLFVFQRRHGGSTNV